From Myxocyprinus asiaticus isolate MX2 ecotype Aquarium Trade chromosome 49, UBuf_Myxa_2, whole genome shotgun sequence, a single genomic window includes:
- the LOC127438259 gene encoding platelet glycoprotein V isoform X1 → MQTSFCAALYTKKSVEEELCLSDSFQCLWEAEKMWLIFALLQLLPQLTLSTRCPSGCVCDIKGSTKCIGNITDIPLLDPAITFLLLLDDTHIKVLQERSFQPFSLLLRMQITHSSLNTIHPEAFHGAPQLRSIKLSSNALSIFPPKVFSEQSNLEQLQLDDNQIISISSELFQGLVNLIELDISRNRISQLDANVFQILTSLNFLNLAGNQLKNLPQTLFHNLRQLKSLNLSSNQLETLESGTFDHLNNLLVLILQKNQIQEIPPRLFWHMPSLLTLLLSSNQLQYIPAESFYYLPNLTKLTLYNNPLISLPDQLVGHMQRLQELHLYETNLATVPWNLFANMTNLRWLYLHFNKKLSSLPKNLFCCLPNLMKLSLKNNNLKELHTEVFSGLISLQILLLNENKLQSLPATIFQQTPSLKILDLSHNHLRYLPGNIFVHASALKVLSLSGNKWNCDCRILSIAEWISENQRLINDLDKGVACHEPHHLRNNHLQKLTYEDLQCSQGGFQTFTSTLIATMQQTPLIPPTAEDFYVKTSSIYNNDPAFYNTIVLDDGPEIVHNNHYNGWVYLWTVPSRGPYSGFMTFLYIVLLATGVILILASVYILYRLNKVMVVLGAVAMGGGQRIMTRKIRSFKVQL, encoded by the exons ATGCAGACTTCCTTTTGTGCTGCACTGTATACCAAGAAAAGTGTTGAGGAAGAACTGTGTCTTTCAGACAGTTTTCAGTGCTTATGGGAG GCAGAGAAGATGTGGCTCATATTTGCTCTACTTCAACTTCTGCCTCAACTCACCCTCAGCACTCGCTGTCCCAGTGGGTGCGTCTGTGACATTAAAGGTTCAACGAAATGTATAGGGAATATCACCGATATACCCCTCCTGGACCCCGCCATCACCTTCCTACTCTTGCTTGATGACACACACATAAAAGTTCTCCAAGAAAGAAGCTTTCagcctttctctcttcttctacGAATGCAGATCACCCACAGCTCTCTTAACACTATCCACCCAGAGGCCTTCCATGGTGCTCCACAACTTCGCTCCATCAAACTGTCATCAAACGCTCTTTCCATTTTCCCACCAAAGGTGTTTAGTGAGCAGAGCAACCTAGAGCAGCTGCAGCTGGATGACAATCAGATCATTTCCATAAGTTCAGAACTTTTTCAAGGGCTGGTAAATCTAATCGAACTAGACATCAGCAGGAATCGTATTTCTCAGCTGGACGCCAATGTCTTCCAGATCTTGACCAGCTTGAATTTCCTCAACTTGGCTGGGAACCAACTGAAGAACCTCCCGCAAACCCTCTTTCACAATCTGAGGCAACTTAAGTCTTTGAATCTCTCCTCTAATCAGTTGGAGACTCTAGAATCAGGTACCTTTGACCATCTAAACAACCTGTTGGTGCTAATACTACAGAAGAACCAGATTCAAGAGATACCACCACGCCTTTTCTGGCACATGCCTTCCCTTCTTACTCTCTTATTGTCAAGCAACCAGCTCCAGTATATTCCAGCTGAGAGCTTCTACTACTTGCCCAATCTCACCAAGCTCACCCTCTACAATAACCCATTGATCTCTCTACCTGATCAGCTAGTGGGCCACATGCAAAGACTCCAAGAACTCCATCTTTATGAAACCAACCTTGCCACTGTCCCTTGGAACCTTTTTGCTAACATGACTAACTTAAGATGGCTCTATTTACACTTCAACAAAAAGCTGAGCTCCCTGCCAAAGAACCTCTTTTGTTGCTTGCCAAACTTGATGAAGCTCTCCTTGAAAAATAACAATCTTAAGGAACTGCACACTGAAGTCTTTTCAGGCTTGATTAGCCTTCAAATACTACTGCTAAATGAAAACAAGCTTCAGTCTCTCCCAGCAACAATCTTTCAGCAAACCCCAAGTCTCAAAATACTTGAtctcagccacaaccatctgagGTACCTTCCTGGAAACATTTTTGTACATGCAAGTGCACTGAAGGTTCTTTCTCTTAGTGGCAACAAATGGAACTGTGATTGCAGAATTTTGAGTATTGCAGAATGGATTAGTGAAAACCAAAGGCTAATCAATGATTTGGACAAAGGAGTAGCATGCCATGAACCGCACCACTTACGAAACAATCATCTGCAGAAGTTGACCTATGAAGATCTTCAGTGCAGTCAGGGTGGATTCCAAACATTTACAAGTACTCTTATAGCAACCATGCAACAAACCCCTCTAATCCCTCCTACAGCTGAAGATTTTTACGTGAAAACAAGCAGCATCTACAATAATGATCCAGCATTCTACAATACAATTGTCCTGGATGACGGACCTGAAATTGTCCACAACAATCATTACAATGGTTGGGTGTACCTGTGGACTGTCCCATCAAGGGGTCCTTACAGTGGCTTCATGACATTTTTGTATATTGTTCTCTTGGCCACTGGTGTGATTCTTATCCTGGCCAGTGTGTATATTTTGTATCGACTTAACAAGGTGATGGTGGTTTTAGGGGCAGTTGCTATGGGAGGCGGTCAGAGAATAATGACCAGAAAAATAAGAAGTTTCAAAGTTCAACTCTAG
- the LOC127438259 gene encoding platelet glycoprotein V isoform X3, producing MWLIFALLQLLPQLTLSTRCPSGCVCDIKGSTKCIGNITDIPLLDPAITFLLLLDDTHIKVLQERSFQPFSLLLRMQITHSSLNTIHPEAFHGAPQLRSIKLSSNALSIFPPKVFSEQSNLEQLQLDDNQIISISSELFQGLVNLIELDISRNRISQLDANVFQILTSLNFLNLAGNQLKNLPQTLFHNLRQLKSLNLSSNQLETLESGTFDHLNNLLVLILQKNQIQEIPPRLFWHMPSLLTLLLSSNQLQYIPAESFYYLPNLTKLTLYNNPLISLPDQLVGHMQRLQELHLYETNLATVPWNLFANMTNLRWLYLHFNKKLSSLPKNLFCCLPNLMKLSLKNNNLKELHTEVFSGLISLQILLLNENKLQSLPATIFQQTPSLKILDLSHNHLRYLPGNIFVHASALKVLSLSGNKWNCDCRILSIAEWISENQRLINDLDKGVACHEPHHLRNNHLQKLTYEDLQCSQGGFQTFTSTLIATMQQTPLIPPTAEDFYVKTSSIYNNDPAFYNTIVLDDGPEIVHNNHYNGWVYLWTVPSRGPYSGFMTFLYIVLLATGVILILASVYILYRLNKVMVVLGAVAMGGGQRIMTRKIRSFKVQL from the coding sequence ATGTGGCTCATATTTGCTCTACTTCAACTTCTGCCTCAACTCACCCTCAGCACTCGCTGTCCCAGTGGGTGCGTCTGTGACATTAAAGGTTCAACGAAATGTATAGGGAATATCACCGATATACCCCTCCTGGACCCCGCCATCACCTTCCTACTCTTGCTTGATGACACACACATAAAAGTTCTCCAAGAAAGAAGCTTTCagcctttctctcttcttctacGAATGCAGATCACCCACAGCTCTCTTAACACTATCCACCCAGAGGCCTTCCATGGTGCTCCACAACTTCGCTCCATCAAACTGTCATCAAACGCTCTTTCCATTTTCCCACCAAAGGTGTTTAGTGAGCAGAGCAACCTAGAGCAGCTGCAGCTGGATGACAATCAGATCATTTCCATAAGTTCAGAACTTTTTCAAGGGCTGGTAAATCTAATCGAACTAGACATCAGCAGGAATCGTATTTCTCAGCTGGACGCCAATGTCTTCCAGATCTTGACCAGCTTGAATTTCCTCAACTTGGCTGGGAACCAACTGAAGAACCTCCCGCAAACCCTCTTTCACAATCTGAGGCAACTTAAGTCTTTGAATCTCTCCTCTAATCAGTTGGAGACTCTAGAATCAGGTACCTTTGACCATCTAAACAACCTGTTGGTGCTAATACTACAGAAGAACCAGATTCAAGAGATACCACCACGCCTTTTCTGGCACATGCCTTCCCTTCTTACTCTCTTATTGTCAAGCAACCAGCTCCAGTATATTCCAGCTGAGAGCTTCTACTACTTGCCCAATCTCACCAAGCTCACCCTCTACAATAACCCATTGATCTCTCTACCTGATCAGCTAGTGGGCCACATGCAAAGACTCCAAGAACTCCATCTTTATGAAACCAACCTTGCCACTGTCCCTTGGAACCTTTTTGCTAACATGACTAACTTAAGATGGCTCTATTTACACTTCAACAAAAAGCTGAGCTCCCTGCCAAAGAACCTCTTTTGTTGCTTGCCAAACTTGATGAAGCTCTCCTTGAAAAATAACAATCTTAAGGAACTGCACACTGAAGTCTTTTCAGGCTTGATTAGCCTTCAAATACTACTGCTAAATGAAAACAAGCTTCAGTCTCTCCCAGCAACAATCTTTCAGCAAACCCCAAGTCTCAAAATACTTGAtctcagccacaaccatctgagGTACCTTCCTGGAAACATTTTTGTACATGCAAGTGCACTGAAGGTTCTTTCTCTTAGTGGCAACAAATGGAACTGTGATTGCAGAATTTTGAGTATTGCAGAATGGATTAGTGAAAACCAAAGGCTAATCAATGATTTGGACAAAGGAGTAGCATGCCATGAACCGCACCACTTACGAAACAATCATCTGCAGAAGTTGACCTATGAAGATCTTCAGTGCAGTCAGGGTGGATTCCAAACATTTACAAGTACTCTTATAGCAACCATGCAACAAACCCCTCTAATCCCTCCTACAGCTGAAGATTTTTACGTGAAAACAAGCAGCATCTACAATAATGATCCAGCATTCTACAATACAATTGTCCTGGATGACGGACCTGAAATTGTCCACAACAATCATTACAATGGTTGGGTGTACCTGTGGACTGTCCCATCAAGGGGTCCTTACAGTGGCTTCATGACATTTTTGTATATTGTTCTCTTGGCCACTGGTGTGATTCTTATCCTGGCCAGTGTGTATATTTTGTATCGACTTAACAAGGTGATGGTGGTTTTAGGGGCAGTTGCTATGGGAGGCGGTCAGAGAATAATGACCAGAAAAATAAGAAGTTTCAAAGTTCAACTCTAG
- the LOC127438259 gene encoding platelet glycoprotein V isoform X2: MWLIFVLLQLLPQFTLSARCPSGCVCDNKGKAKCIGNFTDIPPLDPNITLLLLDDTHIKVLQERSFQPFPLLLRLWLSHSSLDTIHPEAFHSASQLLSIKLSSNALSVFPPKIFSEQSSLEQLQLNDNQIVSVSSELFKGLVNLTELEIKNNFISQLEADVFQSLTSLIFLNLSGNRLRNLPQTLFHNLRQLKYLILSSNQLETLESGSFDHLNNLLELILHKNQIREIPPRLFWHMPLLLNLSMSTNQLRYIPAESFYYLPNLSKLTLYKNPLISLPDQLVGHMPRLQELYLYETNLATVPWNLFANMTNLRWLHLHLNEKLNSLPKNLFCCLPNLMKLSLKSNNLKELHTELFSGLTSLQVLMLNENKLQSLPATIFQQTPSLEIIDLSHNYLRYLPGNIFVHTRALNVLSLSGNKWNCDCSILSIAEWISENQRLINDLDKGLACHEPHRLQNHPLQKLTYEDLQCGQGGFQTPHRKDSTIATTTSSSLLFMSTLTSTMEQTPLLSHTTDNLHVKKSSVYNDDPAFYNTIVLDDGPEIVHNNHYNGWVYLWTVPSTGPYSGFMMVLYIVLLATGVILILASVYVLYRLNKVMGVLGAVAMGDYQRIMTRRVRSFKVQL; encoded by the coding sequence ATGTGGCTCATATTTGTTCTACTTCAACTTCTGCCTCAATTCACCCTCAGCGCTCGCTGTCCCAGTGGGTGCGTCTGTGACAATAAAGGTAAAGCAAAATGTATTGGGAACTTCACCGATATACCCCCCCTGGACCCCAACATCACCTTACTCTTGCTTGATGACACACACATAAAAGTTCTCCAAGAACGAAGCTTTCAGCCTTTCCCTCTTCTTCTAAGATTGTGGCTATCCCACAGCTCTCTTGACACTATCCACCCAGAAGCCTTCCATAGTGCTTCACAACTTCTGTCCATCAAACTGTCATCAAATGCTCTCTCTGTGTTCCCACCCAAAATATTTAGTGAGCAGAGCAGCCTAGAGCAGCTGCAGCTGAATGACAATCAGATAGTTTCCGTAAGTTCAGAACTGTTTAAAGGGCTGGTTAATTTAACAGAACTGGAgatcaaaaataattttatttctcaGCTGGAAGCTGATGTCTTCCAGAGTTTGACCAGTTTAATTTTCCTCAACTTGTCTGGGAACCGACTGAGGAACCTCCCTCAAACCCTTTTCCACAACCTGAGGCAACTTAAGTATTTGATACTCTCCTCTAACCAGTTGGAGACTCTAGAATCAGGTTCCTTTGATCATCTAAACAACCTGTTGGAGCTAATACTACATAAGAACCAGATCCGAGAGATACCACCACGCCTTTTCTGGCACATGCCTTTACTTCTCAACCTCTCAATGTCAACCAACCAGCTCCGGTATATTCCAGCTGAAAGCTTCTACTACTTGCCCAATCTCTCCAAGCTCACCCTCTACAAAAACCCATTGATCTCTCTACCTGATCAACTAGTAGGCCACATGCCAAGGCTCCAAGAACTCTATCTTTATGAAACAAACCTAGCCACTGTCCCTTGGAACCTTTTTGCTAACATGACTAACTTAAGATGGCTCCATTTACACCTCAATGAAAAGCTAAACTCCCTGCCAAAGAACCTTTTTTGTTGCTTGCCAAACTTGATGAAGCTCTCCCTAAAAAGCAACAATCTTAAGGAGCTACACACTGAACTCTTTTCAGGCTTGACTAGCCTTCAAGTACTAATGCTAAATGAAAACAAGCTTCAGTCTCTCCCAGCAACAATCTTTCAGCAAACCCCAAGTCTCGAAATAATTGATCTCAGCCACAACTATCTGAGGTATCTTCCTGGAAACATTTTTGTACATACAAGAGCACTGAATGTTCTTTCTCTTAGTGGCAACAAATGGAACTGTGACTGTAGCATTTTGAGTATTGCAGAATGGATTAGTGAAAACCAAAGGCTAATCAATGATTTGGACAAAGGATTAGCATGCCATGAACCACACCGCTTACAAAACCATCCTCTACAGAAGTTGACCTATGAAGATCTTCAATGTGGTCAGGGTGGATTCCAGACACCGCATAGAAAAGACTCAACTATAGCTACAACGACTTCATCTTCCCTTTTATTTATGAGTACTCTTACATCAACCATGGAACAAACTCCTTTACTCTCTCATACAACTGACAATCTTCACGTGAAAAAAAGCAGTGTCTACAATGACGATCCAGCGTTCTACAATACAATTGTCCTGGATGACGGACCTGAAATTGTCCACAACAATCATTACAATGGTTGGGTGTACCTGTGGACTGTCCCATCAACGGGTCCTTACAGTGGCTTCATGATGGTTTTGTATATTGTTCTCTTGGCCACTGGTGTGATTCTTATCCTGGCCAGTGTGTATGTTTTGTATCGTCTTAACAAGGTGATGGGGGTTTTAGGGGCTGTTGCTATGGGAGACTATCAGAGAATAATGACCAGAAGAGTACGAAGTTTCAAAGTTCAACTCTAG
- the si:ch211-117l17.6 gene encoding regulator of G-protein signaling 21: MMPKLLCSKIRIYEFNDIIWNKKHPKTLDVQLSRKKQKKTFLIRKKSSDISDYKLHDHSTLGLKLTDLLENKDYLAAFHSFLQSEFSAENIEFWQACREYKQMTSPCKLSNKAAEIYEKFLHPMAQKEVNIDYHTREKIKKSLMKPDLTCFNEAETHIYRLMEEDSCPRFLKSEAYQNLRNTSRNPM; the protein is encoded by the exons ATGATGCCTAAACTTCTTTGCTCGAAAATTAGGATCTACGAGTTCAATGATATAATTTGGAACAAGAAACATCCAAAAAC ACTGGATGTTCAGTTGAGcagaaaaaagcagaaaaaaacatttttgatccGGAAAAAGAGCTCTGACATCTCTGATTACAA ATTACATGACCATTCGACACTTGGACTAAAGCTTACTGATCTGCTGGAAAATAAAG ACTACCTGGCTGCCTTTCATTCATTTCTCCAGTCTGAGTTTAGTGCGGAGAACATTGAATTTTGGCAAGCCTGCAGGGAATACAAGCAGATGACTTCGCCTTGCAAACTCTCTAACAAAGCAGCAGAAATCTATGAAAAATTTCTACATCCTATGGCTCAAAAAGAG GTCAACATTGACTATCACACTCGAGAGAAGATCAAAAAATCCTTGATGAAGCCTGACCTCACTTGTTTCAATGAAGCAGAGACACATATATACAGACTAATGGAGGAAGACTCCTGCCCAAGGTTCCTCAAGTCTGAGGCCTACCAGAACCTGAGAAACACATCCAGGAACCCAATGTAG